In the Mytilus trossulus isolate FHL-02 chromosome 1, PNRI_Mtr1.1.1.hap1, whole genome shotgun sequence genome, one interval contains:
- the LOC134726902 gene encoding interleukin-6 receptor subunit beta-like isoform X2: protein MIKMILWLSIFLILQTVEGILYSGVVLPNDPYVFIGHELRLFCNITEAVPETSTSLYFTKSNNVFPSSRIQILSSRSIQLILPIYSPSDKGNYVCKLNKTRGNVQVVGNQIVSVEYEPNQVKDITCTVYNWERMTCSWDLGVNYVHLNHIDVQLVWTVKGGQQSDCPHKTLNSCNWKPNDGLDSFRPDMLYYMVIIVRNTKTGNETKSKVFQKQTNKIVKPNSVSNLKASQNSTCLHLEWNHSRTEDKIYRIQYQSRWEISWKVLSLGDVNMKTICNLVPNTEYTVKIACKPFWDGFWSDEVETTIKLDDDVPGAAPEVQPGGFVEKLCSFQDCRVITVYWRPIMDRLTNGEISNYKITSQDIDKQRSPEETFTGTKTSGQLMLMSGTDYLIDIQGETKKGLSPHRASILILGKDRKPPYPDHFLVEAEQAATYTNNLFRLHIKWHQPKTSQQILGYTLFWCKGSHSDYTCLEPIKWAVLKGNQRKYTRTVNKDELRSLIFGISMETVHPTGDTVSSGILWNECIFMQNEKPQLAPKNVRVLSLVEDNSVQVEWDKFTCTEMGGYITKFAVFYCESVKGQNCSGTYQFVNVNGHDTSVVLKDMSPKATYRVWVQAMTSGGVGPESDPVYTTIPVTGISLTTNEIAGISLSILVVVLLALIGFICVFRRCAAEVKEQFKPYDIDLPNVPLPPIPMIRPSSKTSQSPDSDDDIYSKIPDLPPSPSSPTTPESMSIDMPLIQSGMGSQKGLYGKGGKNYVRFPEGSRTSMVSLFSRLQFPRNSMDSRESHYHDNKTLSSFRPRPQRSSGVSGSADVLSSVVSPYSCVDIVKCPNSEKIPRKHLPFSKPCHSVGSMVDDPTYDETNNLSILSNKIVTQPPCALDSGDSREHFNIKLPLDRRKHDHFNEDTLKSCTSNEINSALEDDQTQDSNESHETDDKQITSYVQDAGQFAEADNSVFSPPDSNGYVHEPCQKCSNNNDIKMINGYIPTENITQLLPNPNIVVDKEEATYKKELNIKPGPRPVSEVINVPAHFYGSLSLLDAGTATEL, encoded by the exons TTGTTCTTCCAAACGACCCATATGTTTTCATCGGCCACGAGCTCAGATTGTTTTGTAACATCACAGAAGCTGTACCAGAAACATCCACATCACTCTATTTCACCAAAAGTAACAACGTTTTCCCAAGCAGCCGCATACAAATCCTAAGTAGTCGAAGTATCCAACTAATACTGCCGATTTATTCTCCCAGTGACAAAGGAAATTATGTGTGCAAGCTAAATAAAACCAGGGGCAATGTTCAAGTGGTTGGGAACCAGATAGTGAGTGTAGAAT ATGAACCCAATCAAGTAAAGGATATAACATGTACAGTATACAACTGGGAGAGGATGACTTGTTCCTGGGATCTAGGGGTCAATTATGTCCATCTAAACCATATTGATGTCCAGTTAGTATGGACAGTCAA AGGTGGGCAGCAGTCTGATTGTCCCCATAAGACATTGAACTCGTGTAATTGGAAACCTAACGATGGTCTGGATAGTTTTCGACCAGATATGCTGTATTACATGGTTATCATTGTCAGAAATACCAAAACAGGAAATGAAACCAAGTCCAAAGTATTCcagaaacagacaaataaaatag taaaaccCAATAGTGTTTCAAACTTAAAGGCCTCTCAGAACAGCACATGCCTTCACTTAGAATGGAATCACAGCAGAACAGAAGACAAAATTTATAGGATACAGTATCAGTCTAGATGGGAAATCTCATGGAAG GTTTTGAGTTTAGGCGATGTTAATATGAAGACTATCTGCAACTTAGTTCCTAACACAGAATACACTGTAAAGATAGCATGTAAACCATTTTGGGATGGATTCTGGAGTGATGAAGTAGAAACTACTATAAAATTGGATGATGATG TGCCAGGAGCAGCACCTGAGGTCCAGCCTGGAGGTTTTGTAGAGAAACTGTGTAGTTTCCAGGATTGTCGTGTTATCACTGTTTACTGGAGG CCCATAATGGATAGACTAACAAATGGAGAGATATCCAACTACAAGATTACATCACAGGATATTGACAAACAAAGATCTCCTGAGGAAACATTTACTGGTACCAAGACATCAGGACAACTTATGTTGATGTCGGGAACAGATTATCTTATTGATATCCAGGGAGAGACAAAGAAAGGATTATCACCACACAGAGCCAGTATTCTTATTCTGGGAAAAGACAGAA AACCACCATACCCAGATCATTTCCTAGTGGAAGCAGAGCAGGCGGCCACATATACCAACAATCTTTTTCGTTTACATATTAAGTGGCACCAACCAAAGACATCACAACAAATACTTGGTTATACACTGTTTTGGTGTAAAGGTTCTCATAGTGATTACACCTGTCTG GAACCAATAAAGTGGGCTGTTTTAAAAGGAAACCAGAGAAAATATACCAGAACTGTCAACAAAGATGAATTGAGAAGTTTAATATTTGGTATCTCCATGGAAACTGTTCACCCAACAGGAGATACTGTCAGCAGTGGTATTTTGTGGAATGAAtgcatttttatgcaaaatgaAA AACCTCAATTGGCTCCAAAGAATGTACGAGTTCTATCATTGGTTGAAGACAACAGTGTGCAAGTAGAATGGGataaatttacatgtacagAAATGGGTGGATATATCACAAagtttgctgtgttttattgtGAATCAGTGAAGGGTCAAAATTGTAGTG gCACATACCAGTTTGTAAATGTAAATGGACATGATACTAGTGTAGTTCTCAAAGACATGTCACCTAAAGCTACATATAGAGTGTGGGTTCAGGCTATGACTAGTGGTGGCGTAGGTCCAGAATCTGACCCAGTCTACACAACTATTCCAGTTACTG gTATCTCCTtgacaacaaatgaaatagCTGGGATTTCCTTGTCTATTCTGGTTGTTGTTCTTCTAGCTTTGATTGGATTTATCTGCGTTTTTAG GAGATGCGCTGCCGAAGTTAAGGAACAGTTCAAGCCATATGATATAGATTTACCCAACGTTCCATTACCTCCCATT cCAATGATAAGACCTAGTTCTAAGACATCCCAGTCACCTGACTCAGATGATGACATATATTCAAAGATTCCTGATCTGCCACCGTCACCATCATCGCCAACAACTCCAGAGTCTATGTCTATTGATATGCCACTTATACAAAGTGGTATGGGCTCTCAAAAG gGTTTATATGGAAAAGGAGGAAAGAATTATGTCCGATTTCCAGAGGGCAGTAGAACAAGTATGGTATCACTGTTCTCACGTCTACAGTTCCCTAGAAATAGTATGGATTCCAGAGAATCACATTACCATGACAACAAAACTCTTAGTTCATTTAGACCTCGACCTCAAAGAAGTTCGGGTGTTTCAGGTAGTGCTGATGTTTTATCTAGTGTTGTGTCGCCATATAGTTGTGTTGACATTGTGAAATGTCCAAACTCGGAAAAAATTCCACGTAAACATCTGCCATTTAGCAAACCATGTCATAGTGTAGGCAGTATGGTGGATGACCCCACTTATGATGAGACGAACAATCTATCCATATTATCTAATAAGATAGTGACTCAACCTCCCTGTGCTCTTGATTCAGGAGATTCAAGGGagcattttaatataaaattacctCTTGATCGGAGAAAGCATGATCATTTTAATGAGGATACATTGAAAAGTTGTACTTCCAATGAGATTAATTCAGCTTTGGAGGATGATCAAACACAAGATTCGAATGAATCTCATGAAACTGATGACAAACAAATCACATCATATGTTCAAGACGCGGGACAGTTTGCCGAAGCTGACAATTCTGTTTTCAGTCCTCCTGATAGTAACGGTTACGTGCATGAACCATGCCAAAAATGTTCAAACAATAATGACATCAAAATGATTAATGGGTACATCCCGACAGAAAATATAACACAACTTCTTCCTAATCCGAACATTGTTGTAGATAAAGAAGAAGCAACGtataaaaaagaactaaacATTAAACCGGGTCCGCGGCCTGTAAGTGAAGTCATTAATGTTCCTGCTCACTTTTATGGTTCATTGTCATTGTTAGACGCAGGAACAGCGACAGAGCTTTAA
- the LOC134726902 gene encoding uncharacterized protein LOC134726902 isoform X1: MIKMILWLSIFLILQTVEGILYSGVVLPNDPYVFIGHELRLFCNITEAVPETSTSLYFTKSNNVFPSSRIQILSSRSIQLILPIYSPSDKGNYVCKLNKTRGNVQVVGNQIVSVEYEPNQVKDITCTVYNWERMTCSWDLGVNYVHLNHIDVQLVWTVKGGQQSDCPHKTLNSCNWKPNDGLDSFRPDMLYYMVIIVRNTKTGNETKSKVFQKQTNKIVKPNSVSNLKASQNSTCLHLEWNHSRTEDKIYRIQYQSRWEISWKVLSLGDVNMKTICNLVPNTEYTVKIACKPFWDGFWSDEVETTIKLDDDVPGAAPEVQPGGFVEKLCSFQDCRVITVYWRPIMDRLTNGEISNYKITSQDIDKQRSPEETFTGTKTSGQLMLMSGTDYLIDIQGETKKGLSPHRASILILGKDRKPPYPDHFLVEAEQAATYTNNLFRLHIKWHQPKTSQQILGYTLFWCKGSHSDYTCLEPIKWAVLKGNQRKYTRTVNKDELRSLIFGISMETVHPTGDTVSSGILWNECIFMQNEKPQLAPKNVRVLSLVEDNSVQVEWDKFTCTEMGGYITKFAVFYCESVKGQNCSGTYQFVNVNGHDTSVVLKDMSPKATYRVWVQAMTSGGVGPESDPVYTTIPVTGISLTTNEIAGISLSILVVVLLALIGFICVFRRCRRAHKPYDIILPNVIFRCYKKEAKDPQNEADDLLSGLQRVPLPHIPMIRPSSKTSQSPDSDDDIYSKIPDLPPSPSSPTTPESMSIDMPLIQSGMGSQKGLYGKGGKNYVRFPEGSRTSMVSLFSRLQFPRNSMDSRESHYHDNKTLSSFRPRPQRSSGVSGSADVLSSVVSPYSCVDIVKCPNSEKIPRKHLPFSKPCHSVGSMVDDPTYDETNNLSILSNKIVTQPPCALDSGDSREHFNIKLPLDRRKHDHFNEDTLKSCTSNEINSALEDDQTQDSNESHETDDKQITSYVQDAGQFAEADNSVFSPPDSNGYVHEPCQKCSNNNDIKMINGYIPTENITQLLPNPNIVVDKEEATYKKELNIKPGPRPVSEVINVPAHFYGSLSLLDAGTATEL, encoded by the exons TTGTTCTTCCAAACGACCCATATGTTTTCATCGGCCACGAGCTCAGATTGTTTTGTAACATCACAGAAGCTGTACCAGAAACATCCACATCACTCTATTTCACCAAAAGTAACAACGTTTTCCCAAGCAGCCGCATACAAATCCTAAGTAGTCGAAGTATCCAACTAATACTGCCGATTTATTCTCCCAGTGACAAAGGAAATTATGTGTGCAAGCTAAATAAAACCAGGGGCAATGTTCAAGTGGTTGGGAACCAGATAGTGAGTGTAGAAT ATGAACCCAATCAAGTAAAGGATATAACATGTACAGTATACAACTGGGAGAGGATGACTTGTTCCTGGGATCTAGGGGTCAATTATGTCCATCTAAACCATATTGATGTCCAGTTAGTATGGACAGTCAA AGGTGGGCAGCAGTCTGATTGTCCCCATAAGACATTGAACTCGTGTAATTGGAAACCTAACGATGGTCTGGATAGTTTTCGACCAGATATGCTGTATTACATGGTTATCATTGTCAGAAATACCAAAACAGGAAATGAAACCAAGTCCAAAGTATTCcagaaacagacaaataaaatag taaaaccCAATAGTGTTTCAAACTTAAAGGCCTCTCAGAACAGCACATGCCTTCACTTAGAATGGAATCACAGCAGAACAGAAGACAAAATTTATAGGATACAGTATCAGTCTAGATGGGAAATCTCATGGAAG GTTTTGAGTTTAGGCGATGTTAATATGAAGACTATCTGCAACTTAGTTCCTAACACAGAATACACTGTAAAGATAGCATGTAAACCATTTTGGGATGGATTCTGGAGTGATGAAGTAGAAACTACTATAAAATTGGATGATGATG TGCCAGGAGCAGCACCTGAGGTCCAGCCTGGAGGTTTTGTAGAGAAACTGTGTAGTTTCCAGGATTGTCGTGTTATCACTGTTTACTGGAGG CCCATAATGGATAGACTAACAAATGGAGAGATATCCAACTACAAGATTACATCACAGGATATTGACAAACAAAGATCTCCTGAGGAAACATTTACTGGTACCAAGACATCAGGACAACTTATGTTGATGTCGGGAACAGATTATCTTATTGATATCCAGGGAGAGACAAAGAAAGGATTATCACCACACAGAGCCAGTATTCTTATTCTGGGAAAAGACAGAA AACCACCATACCCAGATCATTTCCTAGTGGAAGCAGAGCAGGCGGCCACATATACCAACAATCTTTTTCGTTTACATATTAAGTGGCACCAACCAAAGACATCACAACAAATACTTGGTTATACACTGTTTTGGTGTAAAGGTTCTCATAGTGATTACACCTGTCTG GAACCAATAAAGTGGGCTGTTTTAAAAGGAAACCAGAGAAAATATACCAGAACTGTCAACAAAGATGAATTGAGAAGTTTAATATTTGGTATCTCCATGGAAACTGTTCACCCAACAGGAGATACTGTCAGCAGTGGTATTTTGTGGAATGAAtgcatttttatgcaaaatgaAA AACCTCAATTGGCTCCAAAGAATGTACGAGTTCTATCATTGGTTGAAGACAACAGTGTGCAAGTAGAATGGGataaatttacatgtacagAAATGGGTGGATATATCACAAagtttgctgtgttttattgtGAATCAGTGAAGGGTCAAAATTGTAGTG gCACATACCAGTTTGTAAATGTAAATGGACATGATACTAGTGTAGTTCTCAAAGACATGTCACCTAAAGCTACATATAGAGTGTGGGTTCAGGCTATGACTAGTGGTGGCGTAGGTCCAGAATCTGACCCAGTCTACACAACTATTCCAGTTACTG gTATCTCCTtgacaacaaatgaaatagCTGGGATTTCCTTGTCTATTCTGGTTGTTGTTCTTCTAGCTTTGATTGGATTTATCTGCGTTTTTAG AAGATGTAGGAGGGCACACAAACCATATGACATCATTTTACCCAACGTAATTTTTAgatgttataaaaaagaagcgAAAGATCCACAAAATGAAGCAGACGACTTACTCAGTGGCTTACAAAGGGTTCCATTGCCTCATATT cCAATGATAAGACCTAGTTCTAAGACATCCCAGTCACCTGACTCAGATGATGACATATATTCAAAGATTCCTGATCTGCCACCGTCACCATCATCGCCAACAACTCCAGAGTCTATGTCTATTGATATGCCACTTATACAAAGTGGTATGGGCTCTCAAAAG gGTTTATATGGAAAAGGAGGAAAGAATTATGTCCGATTTCCAGAGGGCAGTAGAACAAGTATGGTATCACTGTTCTCACGTCTACAGTTCCCTAGAAATAGTATGGATTCCAGAGAATCACATTACCATGACAACAAAACTCTTAGTTCATTTAGACCTCGACCTCAAAGAAGTTCGGGTGTTTCAGGTAGTGCTGATGTTTTATCTAGTGTTGTGTCGCCATATAGTTGTGTTGACATTGTGAAATGTCCAAACTCGGAAAAAATTCCACGTAAACATCTGCCATTTAGCAAACCATGTCATAGTGTAGGCAGTATGGTGGATGACCCCACTTATGATGAGACGAACAATCTATCCATATTATCTAATAAGATAGTGACTCAACCTCCCTGTGCTCTTGATTCAGGAGATTCAAGGGagcattttaatataaaattacctCTTGATCGGAGAAAGCATGATCATTTTAATGAGGATACATTGAAAAGTTGTACTTCCAATGAGATTAATTCAGCTTTGGAGGATGATCAAACACAAGATTCGAATGAATCTCATGAAACTGATGACAAACAAATCACATCATATGTTCAAGACGCGGGACAGTTTGCCGAAGCTGACAATTCTGTTTTCAGTCCTCCTGATAGTAACGGTTACGTGCATGAACCATGCCAAAAATGTTCAAACAATAATGACATCAAAATGATTAATGGGTACATCCCGACAGAAAATATAACACAACTTCTTCCTAATCCGAACATTGTTGTAGATAAAGAAGAAGCAACGtataaaaaagaactaaacATTAAACCGGGTCCGCGGCCTGTAAGTGAAGTCATTAATGTTCCTGCTCACTTTTATGGTTCATTGTCATTGTTAGACGCAGGAACAGCGACAGAGCTTTAA